In the genome of Rhodoferax fermentans, one region contains:
- a CDS encoding mannitol dehydrogenase family protein → MHLNKNSLSHLPATVTRPSYDRSQVVGSIVHLGIGAFHRAHQAMFTEAVLASGDLAWGIVGAGVISADMKNALVPQDGLYTLAEMGADGENIKVIGSIIDVLGGAEDADKLLAKMSDVSTRIVSITVTEKGYYLDPASGKLQLQAPAIAADLDTPSSPKTVLGLIVQALKNRRAAGILPFTVLSCDNLPNNGILAKAAVLAFAREVDADLATWIEAKVTFPCTMVDRITPATTDADRAHITQAIGMQDAWPVVTEQFVQWVIEDQFTMGRPDWTIGGAIFSDEIECWENMKLRCLNGAHSTLAYLGQLTGRETVADAMQLPLITDILDPLWVEIREVLHAPKGVNPAEYVESLKQRFRNPALKHRTAQIASDGSQKLPQRLLAPLRDRQAKGLTSPMIATAIAAWMHFAVKTAHTADAVLNDPLSADILAQARSSTNPATVVENLLSIEKIFGTDLRAHAGFKAELLAAFERLAKHPQVAVATQLVF, encoded by the coding sequence ATGCATCTGAATAAAAATAGCCTGTCCCACCTGCCCGCAACGGTCACCCGGCCATCCTACGACCGCAGCCAAGTGGTTGGATCCATCGTGCACCTGGGCATAGGCGCCTTTCACCGGGCGCACCAAGCCATGTTCACCGAAGCCGTACTGGCCTCAGGTGACCTGGCCTGGGGCATTGTGGGCGCTGGTGTCATCTCCGCGGATATGAAAAACGCCCTGGTCCCCCAGGACGGCCTCTACACCCTGGCCGAAATGGGCGCCGATGGTGAAAACATCAAAGTCATCGGCTCCATCATCGACGTCCTCGGTGGTGCAGAAGACGCCGACAAACTGCTGGCCAAGATGAGCGACGTCAGCACCCGCATCGTCAGCATCACCGTCACAGAAAAAGGCTACTACCTCGACCCCGCCAGCGGCAAACTGCAACTCCAGGCCCCAGCCATTGCCGCTGACCTGGACACCCCCAGCAGCCCCAAAACCGTGCTCGGCCTGATCGTCCAGGCCCTCAAAAACCGCCGCGCAGCAGGCATCCTGCCCTTCACCGTCCTGTCTTGCGACAACCTGCCCAACAACGGCATCCTGGCCAAAGCCGCCGTGCTCGCCTTTGCCCGCGAAGTCGATGCCGACCTGGCCACCTGGATCGAAGCCAAAGTCACCTTCCCCTGCACCATGGTTGACCGCATCACCCCGGCCACCACCGATGCAGACCGTGCCCACATCACCCAAGCCATCGGCATGCAAGACGCCTGGCCCGTGGTCACCGAACAATTTGTGCAATGGGTCATCGAAGACCAATTCACCATGGGTCGCCCCGACTGGACCATCGGTGGGGCCATCTTCTCCGACGAGATCGAATGCTGGGAGAACATGAAACTGCGCTGCCTCAACGGCGCGCACTCCACCCTGGCCTACCTGGGTCAACTCACCGGCCGTGAAACCGTGGCCGATGCCATGCAACTGCCCCTGATCACCGACATCCTGGACCCGCTGTGGGTCGAGATCCGTGAAGTGTTGCATGCCCCCAAAGGTGTCAACCCGGCCGAGTACGTGGAAAGCCTCAAACAACGCTTTCGCAACCCCGCCCTCAAACACCGCACCGCACAGATTGCCTCCGACGGCTCACAAAAGCTGCCGCAGCGCCTGCTCGCGCCCTTGCGTGACCGCCAAGCCAAAGGCCTGACTTCGCCGATGATCGCCACCGCGATTGCCGCCTGGATGCACTTTGCCGTCAAAACCGCTCACACCGCAGACGCCGTGCTCAACGACCCCCTGTCAGCCGACATCCTGGCCCAGGCCCGCAGCAGCACCAACCCCGCCACCGTGGTGGAGAACCTGCTGTCGATTGAGAAAATCTTCGGCACCGACCTGCGTGCCCATGCCGGCTTCAAAGCCGAACTGCTGGCCGCCTTTGAGCGCCTGGCCAAACACCCGCAAGTGGCCGTGGCCACCCAACTCGTGTTCTAA